The window CTCCCTGATATAGAATATGAGATGCCCTTTTTAAGAAGTCTTTGATTTTAAAAAGTGCTCTTGAGACAGCTGCTTCAACCTTGATAGAGAGAGCTTCGACTCTTTGCTGATGAACCTGAATATCATCAAGCTTCAATCTGAATATCATGTGTTTTAAAAAAGCAGCCTTTTTCCTTGAAGGTTCAATAAGATGCATTGATAGTTCAGGCCTGGCTATCTTTAATACAAGCCCGGGGAAGCCTCCTCCGCTTCCAACATCAGCAACTGAGTGGATATCCTTTAAAAATGAAAGATATAATAATGAATCTAAAAAATGTTTCTGGACGATTTCTTTTTCCTTTTTTAAGGCAGTAATATTATAAACCCTGTTCCATTTCATGAGTTCTTGAAGATAAATTGTAAATTTTGAGATTAATTCATGATCTGGCTCAATGCCTGATTCCCTTAATCCCCTGATTAATATTTCGGCAGTCTGAGTATCCAGATTTTGAGCTTCTTTCATATGTTATAATAACATGATAAGAACTGATTAGCTCAGGAGGTATGCTCTATTTATGAAATTCTTTATCGATACAGCAAATCTCGAAGAGATCAAAAAGGCTCATGAACTCGGAGTTATTGATGGAGTTACAACAAATCCTTCTCTCCTTGCAAAGGAAAAGAGAGAACCTATAGGACTTTTAAGGGAGATCTGCAGTATCGTGAATGGACCAGTAAGTGCTGAGGCAGTGAGTTCAGGAGCAGAGGATATTATAAGAGAGGCAAGGGAGCTCTCAAAGATTGCACCCAATATTGTTGTTAAGATTCCCATGACAGAGGCTGGTCTTAAGGCAGTAAAACAGCTCAGTTCTGAAGGAATAAAGACAAATGTGACTCTAATCTTTTCACCCTCTCAGGCCCTTCTTGCAGCCAAGGCAGGTGCCACATACGTGAGCCCCTTTGTTGGCAGGCTCGATGATATAAGTCATACAGGGCATGGACCTTGTGGCTGATATAATGGCTATATACGAAAATTATCTTTTTGAGACAGAGGTGATAGTGGCTAGCATAAGAAATCCTCTTCATGTTGTTGAGGCGGCAAAGATAGGTGCTCATATTGCAACGATTCCCTATAGCGTGATTGCACAGTTACTTAAACATCCTCTGACAGATATAGGCATTGAAAGATTCATGAAGGACTGGGAATCACTTAAATCAACAACAAAATAGGAGGCTAAAATGCCAATCTTTGAATATAAATGCAATGTCTGCAGTGAAGAGTTTGAAAAACTTGTGCTCAGAAAAGAGGAAGAGATTACCTGTCCGAAGTGCGGTAAGAAAGATATTAAAAAGAAATTCTCTGTATTTGGCATGAGCGGGGTGGAAAATCGTGGCTCTGGCTGCTCCAGCTGTTCAAGCTCATCCTGCAGTAGCTGCCATTGAAGAATATTTAATTTCTAACTGCTGAAATTGAAGTGAAGTAGTCTTAAAAATACTACTTTATTTTTCACACAGTTGCACTATCGTACTGAAGTAGTTCGATTAAGGAATTTTTCCAGCAGGTAAAAAGGGATTTTCTCTCAATATCTTTGAGAGTTTGAAAGGTCTTCCTTGAAGAACAAAAAGACATAAACCTCTTGCCTCTTCCTCAACTCCTTCTTTTTTCCAATAACCCCTCCAGGCAACATATATCTCGGCTTTTTTCTCTTCCTCCTTTATTTCAATCCAGCGAAAGGTGAATTCCAGTTTTGAGGGTCTATCTATCATGGAAAATTTTTTTATCAGCTCATTATAAAGTAGCATCTCTTTTAGTCTTTCTTCGTCACCATCCATATAGGCCTTTTTAAGGCCATTTACAAAATCCATTGCTTCTTTAGCAATAATAGCTTCTTCAGAAGGTCTTTTTACCTCTGCCTTTGAACAGGAAAAAATGACAAGAAAAAAACATATAAGTGGTATAAATCTTTTCATTTTTATCTATATAATCCTTTTTGTCTCACTGTCTCATCAACGGTCTTTAATACTTTTCAGGACAAAGGGTATATTATAATATCACAAATAAATTTTTAAAATTTAATAAAATATCTCAAATCTCCTCATTCTTATATTTACAAGGATCCCTGCCATAATAAAATTCGTCACTAAGGCACTACCACCATAGCTCATGAAAGGAAGGGGAATTCCTACTACAGGAGTGAGGCCCAGTGCCATGCCTATGTTTATGAAAACATAAAGACCCATAAGCACAGATATACCTGTAGCAAGGTATCTACCAAAATTATCCCTTGCTCTTTTGGCTGTATCAAAGCCTCTAAATATATAAAGAATATAAAGACTTAGCACAATTACTGCACCTATAAAACCCCACTCTTCTGCAAAAGCAGCAAAGATAAAATCTGTATGCCTCTCGGGAAGAAATCTCAGAGGTCCCTGAGTTCCCTTAAGATAGCCCTTACCAAATAAACCTCCAGAACCAATGGCAATTTTTGATTGCTTTATATGGTATCCAATCCCTGCGGGATCTACTTCCTCACTGAGAAAGGCCTGTATCCTGTTTCTTTGATAATCCTTAAGATTCTCCCAGAATACTGGCCAGAGAAAGGGCAATGAAATCAGCCCTATAATCATTGCAAGTTTTAAAAACCTTGATTCAGCTCCATAAATAAGTATTATGCAGAGAAAGGCTATAAATATAATAGCTGCTGAACCAAGATCGGGTTGTTTAAAGATAAGTAAAACAGGCAGTAGAACAAATAGGAAAAATATCTTAAAAATAACTCTTGCAGTCAGCCTTGTTTTTATATCATGAAGATAAG of the Thermodesulfovibrionales bacterium genome contains:
- the rsmG gene encoding 16S rRNA (guanine(527)-N(7))-methyltransferase RsmG, whose protein sequence is MKEAQNLDTQTAEILIRGLRESGIEPDHELISKFTIYLQELMKWNRVYNITALKKEKEIVQKHFLDSLLYLSFLKDIHSVADVGSGGGFPGLVLKIARPELSMHLIEPSRKKAAFLKHMIFRLKLDDIQVHQQRVEALSIKVEAAVSRALFKIKDFLKRASHILYQGGIIILNKGPEVQKELENLKGLKQFPTLSIQVFEKILPTTEIKRYLVVVKL
- a CDS encoding zinc ribbon domain-containing protein, whose amino-acid sequence is MPIFEYKCNVCSEEFEKLVLRKEEEITCPKCGKKDIKKKFSVFGMSGVENRGSGCSSCSSSSCSSCH
- the rodA gene encoding rod shape-determining protein RodA, coding for MSRLVDRLDHFDWLIFGIAVSLSLLGILTIYSATRMPDYDGVLISEGFRADFFQRQIIWLFAGITFFFGVLFIDYQWFKRTAYLLYGISIFLLILALVAGKKTMGASRWINLGFFSFQPTDLFKVSFLIALSSYLHDIKTRLTARVIFKIFFLFVLLPVLLIFKQPDLGSAAIIFIAFLCIILIYGAESRFLKLAMIIGLISLPFLWPVFWENLKDYQRNRIQAFLSEEVDPAGIGYHIKQSKIAIGSGGLFGKGYLKGTQGPLRFLPERHTDFIFAAFAEEWGFIGAVIVLSLYILYIFRGFDTAKRARDNFGRYLATGISVLMGLYVFINIGMALGLTPVVGIPLPFMSYGGSALVTNFIMAGILVNIRMRRFEIFY